From a single Myotis daubentonii chromosome 5, mMyoDau2.1, whole genome shotgun sequence genomic region:
- the MRM2 gene encoding rRNA methyltransferase 2, mitochondrial isoform X4 gives MAGCCRLACASLQRHGLHTAARHCKARTGAEHLWLTRHLKDPFVKAAKVESYRCRSAFKLLEVDRRHRILRPGLRVLDCGAAPGAWSQVAVQRVNAAGTDPSSPVGFVLGVDLLHIAPLGGATFVCPADVTDPRTLQRVQELLPGGRADVVLSDMAPNATGIRDLDHDRLIGLCWSLLDMAPDLLCPGGTFLCKTWAGSQSHRLQKRLTEEFQSVRTLKPEASRKESSEVYLLATQYRRARGPGGA, from the exons ATGGCAGG GTGCTGCAGGCTGGCGTGTGCGTCCCTGCAGCGCCACGGGCTCCACACGGCGGCGAGGCACTGCAAGGCCCGCACGGGCGCCGAGCACCTGTGGCTGACGCGGCACCTGAAGGACCCATTCGTGAAGGCGGCGAAGGTGGAGAGTTACCGGTGTCGGAGCGCCTTCAAGCTCCTGGAGGTGGACAGGCGGCACCGGATCCTGCGGCCCGGCCTCCGGGTGTTGGACTGCGGGGCGGCCCCGGGGGCGTGGAGCCAGGTGGCGGTGCAGAGAGTCAACGCTGCCGGCACAG ATCCCAGCAGTCCCGTGGGCTTTGTGCTCGGGGTCGATCTTCTTCACATCGCCCCCCTGGGAGGAGCGACTTTCGTGTGCCCCGCTGACGTGACGGACCCACGGACCCTGCAGAGAGTCCAAGAGCTGCTTCCTGGCGGGAGAGCAGATGTGGTTCTGAGTGACATGGCCCCCAACGCCACAGGCATCCGGGACCTGGACCACGACAGGCTCATTGGCCTGTGCTGGTCGCTTCTGGACATGGCTCCAGACCTGCTGTGTCCCGGGGGCACATTTCTCTGTAAAACCTGGGCTGGAAGTCAAAGCCACCGGTTACAGAAGAGACTGACGGAGGAATTCCAGAGCGTGAGGACCCTGAAGCCGGAGGCCAGCAGGAAGGAGTCCTCAGAGGTGTACCTCTTGGCCACACAGTACCGCAGAGCCCGGGGGCCTGGGGGGGCCTGA
- the MRM2 gene encoding rRNA methyltransferase 2, mitochondrial isoform X1 — translation MRRLLHARRRREWPGPARVSSSGRTPAPPPSWPGLGPPGDGGLRTRSKQSARLRGATGGQRAVPGFRKRRGRCCRLACASLQRHGLHTAARHCKARTGAEHLWLTRHLKDPFVKAAKVESYRCRSAFKLLEVDRRHRILRPGLRVLDCGAAPGAWSQVAVQRVNAAGTDPSSPVGFVLGVDLLHIAPLGGATFVCPADVTDPRTLQRVQELLPGGRADVVLSDMAPNATGIRDLDHDRLIGLCWSLLDMAPDLLCPGGTFLCKTWAGSQSHRLQKRLTEEFQSVRTLKPEASRKESSEVYLLATQYRRARGPGGA, via the exons ATGCGGCGCCTGCTGCATGCGCGCAGGAGGCGGGAGTGGCCGGGGCCCGCACGGGTGTCCTCGTCCGGACGGACACCAGCTCCGCCTCCGTCCTGGCCCGGACTCGGTCCGCCCGGAGATGGGGGGCTGCGGACGCGAAGCAAACAGTCGGCGAGGCTCCGAGGAGCGACGGGCGGGCAGAGAGCGGTACCGGGTTTTAGGaagaggaggggcag GTGCTGCAGGCTGGCGTGTGCGTCCCTGCAGCGCCACGGGCTCCACACGGCGGCGAGGCACTGCAAGGCCCGCACGGGCGCCGAGCACCTGTGGCTGACGCGGCACCTGAAGGACCCATTCGTGAAGGCGGCGAAGGTGGAGAGTTACCGGTGTCGGAGCGCCTTCAAGCTCCTGGAGGTGGACAGGCGGCACCGGATCCTGCGGCCCGGCCTCCGGGTGTTGGACTGCGGGGCGGCCCCGGGGGCGTGGAGCCAGGTGGCGGTGCAGAGAGTCAACGCTGCCGGCACAG ATCCCAGCAGTCCCGTGGGCTTTGTGCTCGGGGTCGATCTTCTTCACATCGCCCCCCTGGGAGGAGCGACTTTCGTGTGCCCCGCTGACGTGACGGACCCACGGACCCTGCAGAGAGTCCAAGAGCTGCTTCCTGGCGGGAGAGCAGATGTGGTTCTGAGTGACATGGCCCCCAACGCCACAGGCATCCGGGACCTGGACCACGACAGGCTCATTGGCCTGTGCTGGTCGCTTCTGGACATGGCTCCAGACCTGCTGTGTCCCGGGGGCACATTTCTCTGTAAAACCTGGGCTGGAAGTCAAAGCCACCGGTTACAGAAGAGACTGACGGAGGAATTCCAGAGCGTGAGGACCCTGAAGCCGGAGGCCAGCAGGAAGGAGTCCTCAGAGGTGTACCTCTTGGCCACACAGTACCGCAGAGCCCGGGGGCCTGGGGGGGCCTGA
- the MRM2 gene encoding rRNA methyltransferase 2, mitochondrial isoform X2 produces MGGCGREANSRRGSEERRAGRERCCRLACASLQRHGLHTAARHCKARTGAEHLWLTRHLKDPFVKAAKVESYRCRSAFKLLEVDRRHRILRPGLRVLDCGAAPGAWSQVAVQRVNAAGTDPSSPVGFVLGVDLLHIAPLGGATFVCPADVTDPRTLQRVQELLPGGRADVVLSDMAPNATGIRDLDHDRLIGLCWSLLDMAPDLLCPGGTFLCKTWAGSQSHRLQKRLTEEFQSVRTLKPEASRKESSEVYLLATQYRRARGPGGA; encoded by the exons ATGGGGGGCTGCGGACGCGAAGCAAACAGTCGGCGAGGCTCCGAGGAGCGACGGGCGGGCAGAGAGCG GTGCTGCAGGCTGGCGTGTGCGTCCCTGCAGCGCCACGGGCTCCACACGGCGGCGAGGCACTGCAAGGCCCGCACGGGCGCCGAGCACCTGTGGCTGACGCGGCACCTGAAGGACCCATTCGTGAAGGCGGCGAAGGTGGAGAGTTACCGGTGTCGGAGCGCCTTCAAGCTCCTGGAGGTGGACAGGCGGCACCGGATCCTGCGGCCCGGCCTCCGGGTGTTGGACTGCGGGGCGGCCCCGGGGGCGTGGAGCCAGGTGGCGGTGCAGAGAGTCAACGCTGCCGGCACAG ATCCCAGCAGTCCCGTGGGCTTTGTGCTCGGGGTCGATCTTCTTCACATCGCCCCCCTGGGAGGAGCGACTTTCGTGTGCCCCGCTGACGTGACGGACCCACGGACCCTGCAGAGAGTCCAAGAGCTGCTTCCTGGCGGGAGAGCAGATGTGGTTCTGAGTGACATGGCCCCCAACGCCACAGGCATCCGGGACCTGGACCACGACAGGCTCATTGGCCTGTGCTGGTCGCTTCTGGACATGGCTCCAGACCTGCTGTGTCCCGGGGGCACATTTCTCTGTAAAACCTGGGCTGGAAGTCAAAGCCACCGGTTACAGAAGAGACTGACGGAGGAATTCCAGAGCGTGAGGACCCTGAAGCCGGAGGCCAGCAGGAAGGAGTCCTCAGAGGTGTACCTCTTGGCCACACAGTACCGCAGAGCCCGGGGGCCTGGGGGGGCCTGA
- the MRM2 gene encoding rRNA methyltransferase 2, mitochondrial isoform X3, which yields MCWPRSGPESRCCRLACASLQRHGLHTAARHCKARTGAEHLWLTRHLKDPFVKAAKVESYRCRSAFKLLEVDRRHRILRPGLRVLDCGAAPGAWSQVAVQRVNAAGTDPSSPVGFVLGVDLLHIAPLGGATFVCPADVTDPRTLQRVQELLPGGRADVVLSDMAPNATGIRDLDHDRLIGLCWSLLDMAPDLLCPGGTFLCKTWAGSQSHRLQKRLTEEFQSVRTLKPEASRKESSEVYLLATQYRRARGPGGA from the exons ATGTGCTGGCCGAGGAGCGGTCCagaatcaag GTGCTGCAGGCTGGCGTGTGCGTCCCTGCAGCGCCACGGGCTCCACACGGCGGCGAGGCACTGCAAGGCCCGCACGGGCGCCGAGCACCTGTGGCTGACGCGGCACCTGAAGGACCCATTCGTGAAGGCGGCGAAGGTGGAGAGTTACCGGTGTCGGAGCGCCTTCAAGCTCCTGGAGGTGGACAGGCGGCACCGGATCCTGCGGCCCGGCCTCCGGGTGTTGGACTGCGGGGCGGCCCCGGGGGCGTGGAGCCAGGTGGCGGTGCAGAGAGTCAACGCTGCCGGCACAG ATCCCAGCAGTCCCGTGGGCTTTGTGCTCGGGGTCGATCTTCTTCACATCGCCCCCCTGGGAGGAGCGACTTTCGTGTGCCCCGCTGACGTGACGGACCCACGGACCCTGCAGAGAGTCCAAGAGCTGCTTCCTGGCGGGAGAGCAGATGTGGTTCTGAGTGACATGGCCCCCAACGCCACAGGCATCCGGGACCTGGACCACGACAGGCTCATTGGCCTGTGCTGGTCGCTTCTGGACATGGCTCCAGACCTGCTGTGTCCCGGGGGCACATTTCTCTGTAAAACCTGGGCTGGAAGTCAAAGCCACCGGTTACAGAAGAGACTGACGGAGGAATTCCAGAGCGTGAGGACCCTGAAGCCGGAGGCCAGCAGGAAGGAGTCCTCAGAGGTGTACCTCTTGGCCACACAGTACCGCAGAGCCCGGGGGCCTGGGGGGGCCTGA
- the LOC132236181 gene encoding collagen alpha-1(I) chain-like produces the protein MGNLATTSSPDAVLPWLNSVPFIQADRPTDTAVSGLSWAPTPPALGGPSGPGRQDDFWNLRDCRTPTARPPATGSAAAVNAPRWTAGAEAVVGRPGCRGAGAQSGEQVRGDGEPNGGAGTEGQSRERGRGAPSPSPRAGEARRGRRPASASAGSPAPPPGRPAAQPAPRPPGPRPARPGPAPTSPARSAPTAVGAQISLLGACALARSAAELSRDPAGPAGSCRAARRLVLGLRASSYPRSPRGRRGAPAPLKTGFGRALPRTVLCGIARTAGPDLCALRCSDPGRPGTSLTPRDPPLLGPGGRRVPGRYTVLLAPSSRPQPAPRVTATGSVRERDSSPGAARRCPRRGCGLSALLPEGETWGPKTKGPEGERMMEAARGLPDLTCDASNGMRTGIPLQPTPGSWTQARTREPWAPLIAAAVSNCWGTSTPPGSGFEETRNRF, from the exons ATGGGAAATTTAGCCACTACCTCCTCTCCAGATGCCGTCCT GCCGTGGCTCAACTCCGTCCCCTTCATCCAAGCCGACCGCCCGACGGACACTGCGGTCAGTGGCCTGAGCTGGGCGCCCACACCCCCTGCTCTCGGCGGCCCCTCTGGTCCTGGGCGGCAGGATGACTTCTGGAACCTACGCGACTGCAGGACGCccaccgcccgcccgcccgccacgGGCTCTGCTGCTGCTGTGAACGCACCCAG ATGGACAGCAGGAGCGGAGGCGGTGGTAGGCAGACCTGGCTGCAGGGGAGCCGGGGCACAGAGCGGGGAGCAGGTACGAGGAGACGGGGAGCCGAATGGAGGAGCAGGGACGGAAGGACAGAGCCGGGAGCGGGGCCGAGGGGCGCCGAGTCCGAGCCCGCGGGCCGGAGAAGCACGGAGGGGGCGGCGCCCAGCCTCGGCCTCAGCgggcagccccgccccgcccccgggccgcCCGGCTGCACAACCCGCGCCacggccccccggcccccgcccagcCCGGCCGGGCCCCGCACCCACCTCACCAGCCCGGTCCGCTCCTACCGCGGTCGGCGCTCAGATCTCCCTCCTCGGCGCCTGCGCTCTCGCGAGATCTGCGGCTGAGCTCTCGCGAGATCCGGCGGGGCCGGCCGGAAGCTGCCGGGCTGCGCGGAGGCTGGTCCTGGGGCTCCGCGCGAGCTCCTACCCCCGCTCCCCGCGGGGCCGTCGGGGCGCCCCCGCCCCACTCAAGACGGGCTTCGGCCGGGCGCTGCCTCGCACCGTGTTGTGTGGCATCGCCCGCACCGCAGGGCCGGACCTGTGCGCGCTCCGCTGCTCCGACCCCGGCCGCCCCGGTACTTCCCTGACCCCCCGCGACCCCCCTCTCCTCGGGCccggggggaggagggtgccAGGCCGCTATACCGTCCTCCTGGCGCCGTcctccaggcctcagccagcGCCCCGCGTGACCGCAACCGGGTCTGTCCGGGAGCGTGATTCCTCCCCCGGCGCCGCCCGCCGCTGCCCCCGGCGCGGGTGTGGACTGAGTGCCCTTCTTCCAGAGGGTGAGACATGGGGCCCCAAAACGAAGGGACCGGAGGGGGAGCGCATGATGGAAGCAGCACGAGGGCTCCCGGACTTAACCTGCGACGCCAGCAATGGCATGAGAACCGGAATTCCCCTGCAGCCCACTCCAGGCAGCTGGACTCAGGCACGGACCCGGGAGCCCTGGGCCCCACTCATCGCTGCTGCCGTCAGTAACTGCTGGGGGACGAGCACACCCCCAGGAAGTGGCTTTGAAGAAACCAGGAACcggttttaa